The window CCGGGCAGGCCGTCGATGATCTCGGCGTGCCGCCCGCCGACCGCGGTCACCGCGAACCCGGCCACCTCGAACACGTCTCCGGCCTCGACCGTGGTCACGAGGTCGCCGAGACCGGCGAGATCTCGCACCGAGGCCGGGCCGTGCAGACGCAGCGGGCGGGTGGCGGCCAGTTCCACGATGCGGTTCAGGTCCAGGTGGTCGTCGTGTTCGTGGGTCACCAGGATGTCGGTCACCCCGTCGAACGCCTCGGGTTCGGCCCATTCCCCCGGGTCCACCAGCAGGCGGCGGTCGCCGTCCTCGAGGCGGACGCAGGCGTGCGTGAACTTGACCAGTCGCATGGGTCGCACCCTATGCGGTGCGCAGGAGTTCGGTGGTCCGGTGCTGTTCGGCCGGGGTGCCGACCGGGGCCGCCACGAACTCGGTGATGCCCGTCTCGGCCAGGCGTCGTAAAGCGGTCCGGACGGTGTGCTCGTCGCCGATCACGGCCACGTCCTCAGGGCCCGCCGCGTTCTCGCGGTCCAGGACCGCCCGGTACTCGGGGACCCGGGCGGCCAGGCCGAACCTGGTCGCCACGTGGTCGCGCGCCGCGGCCGGGTCGGTGGTCACGCACACCGGCAGGGCGGCGACGATTCGTGGGGTTCGGGTACCGGCTGCCGCGGTGACCCGGGGGACCACATGGGATTCCAGGGTTCGGGGACCGGCCATCCACGTCACGGTTCCGGCCGTCAGCGAACCGGCCAGGTGCAGCAGCACAGGACTCAGGGCGGCCACC of the Actinoplanes sichuanensis genome contains:
- a CDS encoding MBL fold metallo-hydrolase; translation: MRLVKFTHACVRLEDGDRRLLVDPGEWAEPEAFDGVTDILVTHEHDDHLDLNRIVELAATRPLRLHGPASVRDLAGLGDLVTTVEAGDVFEVAGFAVTAVGGRHAEIIDGLPGCPNLGYVIDGVYHPGDSYFVPDIPVHTLLVPAAAPWGRHREAIEMTRAIAPARAFPIHDRALSTDVGYGNFDAWMESKAGTSYSRIPLGRSASL